In Spirochaeta thermophila DSM 6578, the following proteins share a genomic window:
- a CDS encoding DsrE family protein produces MKKILFVVHHAPVGTIWVNEAFRTALGMYAGDDLEPSVLLLDRAVAALNAALAPDKVGLLPCSLAQKQLNRFGTQLYAVKEDLSAYRVENLDEGYPVTLVSKEHLSKLFHEHNFVIWM; encoded by the coding sequence ATGAAGAAGATACTGTTCGTGGTGCATCATGCGCCGGTAGGAACCATATGGGTGAACGAGGCGTTCCGCACCGCCCTCGGCATGTACGCCGGTGACGACTTAGAACCCTCCGTGCTTCTCCTGGACAGGGCGGTGGCGGCGCTCAATGCAGCCCTTGCGCCGGACAAGGTGGGACTCCTCCCCTGCTCCCTCGCACAGAAGCAGCTCAACCGGTTCGGGACTCAGCTCTACGCAGTAAAAGAGGATCTCTCGGCATACCGAGTGGAGAATCTGGATGAGGGGTATCCCGTCACGTTGGTGAGCAAAGAGCATCTCTCAAAGCTCTTTCACGAACACAACTTCGTGATCTGGATGTGA